In Eremothecium gossypii ATCC 10895 chromosome IV, complete sequence, the genomic stretch TAGTTTGACCCTATACAGGCATTATCAGTACAGAATTCTACGACCGTTGCACACGACTTTCCTGCTTCGATAAAAGGTAGATAAATAACAATGCTATCAAGTATTTGATTATACTCCGCTCTGAGTTCCGCACCGACAACGCTTGGAACTCCTCGGCAGAACTGCGCCAGGCCAAATTATAATCAAGTGTTGTGCCATCTGGCCCAACTCAAAGTGATACACGCAGATAATCGGAGCTAGGTTGTCAGGCGCCGACCTGCCATACATCTAAACCATCTCTTCTGGCCTGGTCGCGCTTTACCACAGCAGTGGTAACGGGGTTCTGCATGCGACGAGACGCACTGGCTTACTTGGAATCTGGAAGTGGATATTCAGATGTGGAGTATTGCATTGCAACTGGACTATCCATTTGTATTTCCAATGCTATCATCAACAAGTTCAGCGCTAGTGGTTTAGTGGTAAAATCCAAGTTTCCCATACTTGGGCCCCGGGTTCGATTCCCGGCTGGCGCATCTTTTTTGCTAAATATTTTATTTACTTTTACGTTTTTACTCGACTTCTAAGTTTGGTTTTAAGTCAGGTTCGTTCTGCATTTATCTCTAATAGGCCAATGAGGTTTACTCTGAGGGCACATGTATCCACTGTGACAGATCTTAAACCGGTTAGCCACCGCCAGACCCCCCACCTTCTCTCCGCAGATTCCAAAGGATGCCTTTATCTGTGGAACCTAATTAGTAGGCGGCCTATCGCCTCGATAGACTTAAAGACCCATATCATCGCCATTGAAGTGGTAGGGCAAGGCCTCTATGCAGCTCTTGCTAGAGACAATAAACTTCGCTTTATCAGTCTGCAGGAGGAATCGAGATTGACGAGAATAAATGACAAGGTTTCCAGAGAACTGCAATCGCTGGAGATTGTCTATGAAATACCAGTAAACTGCTTGAACTTTGCTAACTTCGCGCTGCAGGACCTTGGTTTACGTAATTACAGGCTTTGGTGCTGCAATACGATGGATGCAGAGTCAATTGATGTCTACGAATTTCAATTAGGAGATAGGCAGTCATTTAAAAGAACCTTTAATGCCATTAACCTCTTCGACTCTGTAGCTGGATTGGCGGAAGCGAAGCAAAAGTTTAGGTTTGACAAAATGGGAATCGTGATGCGTTTCATTGTTGCCGGCGATACGGTATTCTGCGGTTATGAAAGTGGTGTGGTGGTTGGCCTTCGTATACGTGACAAAAGTCTACAGATCTGCTATGCTTCCTTTGCTCACTACCCGGAACCAGTACTGTCGTTAGCGCATGACCGAACTGAGAGAAGAGTGTTCAGCTCGTCTACCACAGATCAGGTTTGCGTCCATAACATTCCTACCCCTGATCTTCCAGTGGTCACCAGTGTCTCTGGTATTCAGGTTGTAGCAAACGCTGGAACAAGAGAAGAGGTAATCAATGCACCACTTAAGAAAATAGGCCATCTGGCAGTATTGAATGACATTCTGCTATTAACCAGCTGGCACGGTTACGTATTAGGTCTACAAGATCAAAAGGAACTTTTCAGATACCGTAAAGAGCGGAACCTGCTGTGCGTGGATGACTCCACAGATGGACAGGCAGAAaccaagaaggagaagcCATGGATTAACCCAGGGCCAATCGCAGGCATAGCCCATAGTACAGACTCGCAATTAGTTCTTGAAAAACTTCCGATTGGGGGACACCGCCGTCTGAAGAACTTTTTGGAACACAAATGGTACATTACAGGTTATAATGATGGGACTATCACAGTCTCTCAAATATAGTCTATTTATTACAAAAAGATAAAGAAACCATTAATATGCTACCTAACCCTTAATGATCTTATGTAAAACACCTTTCTTCTTTGTGATGTGCTTGTTCAGTAATTTCTCCTTCTCGACAATGTCTCTTATGATGCAAGCCATCGCTACGTCCACGTTAAAGTCTGACATGCTGTCTAAAGCAACAAAAGCACATTTCCATTCCACTGCAAGCCGTTTTCCGTGCTCCACAAGTAAAGGGGAATGAAGGGGATCTAATATATGCGTGCAAATTATCAGCATTGGAGGGGGCGAGTTGGGTGAGTCAGGATTTAAATCAATCTGATCCAAAGAAGCACTCAACTCCCGTGTTCCTTTATCTTTTCCGGTTGCCTGTGGGTCTGGCTTCCATGCCTGCTTTAGTGAATACATCAGCGAATATATATCGCCTTCTTTAATTTGCGCCGCCCTTCGCTGGTAATTTCGAAATTCGGTCCATGCGTCAAGAAAGCAGGCCCTAATGCTACTCAGTAGGGAAAACCCACCATCTTGTGCACTCGTGCGCTTGTATTCTACTGCCTGGCCCTGAGCTGGCGCCTGTCCAACCCCTCCGCTGACTCGATTCAAGGAATCGTAGCTAGGCGGTTCGGCATAATTCAATTCCGGAAGCGCGCTGTAGACAAAGATGTATCCATCGACCTTACCGTTAAGCTCCGAAGCCCCAGATGCCACTAGCAACGATTGTGTGGAAACCGGCTTCCTCGGGTGGTCTGCTAGGCCCCGCAGAATAGACTTGTCGAGATTGCTGAAGAGCGACACTTCGAGGAAAGGAATTACCATGTCTGGGTCATAGGCAGGCGTATCTATAATATCGATGGAAATGCTGGAGTATCTGGGCGGTGTATAATTGGACGGTAGACACCTGTCTACTGCTCCCCTACGTCTTGTGCGCTCCTGAAGGCGAGCGGTTCGGCGCGAGCAGGAGTCCGGGCCATGCCCCACGTCCTCATTCTTGTACTGGTAGTATTGGTTATCTGATTTCAGTAGGGTACGCTGATCCGCAAGGCGCTGCCCCACCGCCAGGGCGTGCTTCACCATTTGGTAGTTCTGTATGAAGCTCTGGTACACGGGCGGCGACAGCAGCACGTGGTCTGTGATACTGGGAGTCCGAAATACGGGCTCAGGTACCGCGTGTTCGTCGGAGTAGTAGTATCGCTCATGTGCCTTCTCGTCTAGGATCGCACGTGCCAGCGGGTCCGTCGGGTTGAATGTGAAGAGCCAATTGTTCTGCTTGCGTGTGGGGTAATGAGCTTCACGTACGATGTCCACCGTCAGCCTCGAGATGAACGAGGTCTTGCCTGTGCATGAGCCACCTAGGACCGCCAGCCTGATCGGCTTTTCGGAGGCTACCGACATGCAGATGTCAATATAGCGGCTCCCCTTGCAGGTTGGATTTAACGCTTTGTAACTAGACACAAAGCAGGCGGGCACGCCTCGAGGTTGGCGATGTAGTAGGAGAACAGAGGTATTTTTTCATGTACTAATTTTAATGTCGATAAAGAAGCACGTTCGGAACTCATGACTGGCGCCCGTCATGATGGCTCACAGGAGACTTCCTACTTCCTGCAAAGAGTAACACAAGTAACCCACCACATATCGGCCGGAGATTGCTGAGCTACAAAGCGATTTAGAAAAAAGAGGTATTTGACGCCTGCGGCTGTTTAGGACGCTCTTATTAAGGTGGGATGCAGTGTACTATCTGCCACAGGCCATCGACAGTGTGGTACTGCGCCCACTGCGTCAACACGTCGCCCAAGCTCATTTTGCGATATAAACTAGAGCTGACGCAGATATGCGAAGAAGTAACCGAGATGCGAGACATTGTGACATCGACATTGGAAAATGCAATCAGCGAAAAGGAGGGCCTGCTGGGGAAACATATGGAGCGACTGCAGCACCTGCGACTGAAGCGGTACAATGCCCGGCTTAGCCACCGTGCAAGGGAGCTGGAACAGCACCTGGACTCGAAGCTGAGCCGGCGCGACGGCCTGCGGCGCGCATTGAAGCAGCTCTCGCCAGACGTTGCCGTCGTGCCGGCGGAAGACCCGGACGAGTACCGTGAGCTGCGGCACAAGTtgacgctgctgcagaaTGTAGTATCCATGAAGAGCACCCAAAAGTTTGAGGAATTGTGCCAGTGGTTCGTGTTCACCTGCAGCACGACGGAGGACGACCACTTTCCATACAGTATTCGCTTCATCCCTGTGTGCAACATCCGCAACTGGCGCTTGCTGAGCACGGCGCAGGAATCGCTGCAGCACATGTGCGAATTTGTTATATACGCAAGCCGAGCGCTGCTCGTGGACATCCCGTTCGGCAGCCACTCCGAGAAGCTGACCACTGATCACATCGCTGCGGTGTCTCACTTTACGGTCAACCTACTTACCATTCTGATCAAGCGCAAGCGTCTGCAGGAGCGCCCTGACGTTCCAGATCTCCTTGGGCGCTACGATATCGATGGCCTACTCTATTTGCTGTGTTCCGGCGGGGATGTGGAGAGCATTACCGGCACATGCCCGCCAACCTACAAAGTAGTACATGAATTTGTACGAACTGCCCTGGAAGATGGTGATCAATCAGAAGAGAGAGGCCACTGGATGGTCCTGGAGTAGGCGCCCGAGCCCCCAGACCCGTACTATATAGTGGTAGTCTCGGCGCTGCTTGTATCTGTACATGTATTCTGTGTAGGCGATCAGGGTAACGGGCAATACGCGTTACCCGGGCAGAAGTTTTTCGCCAACTAGCGAAGTAAATGTATTCGCGAGCAGGTTGAAACCAGTCACCCCTTATGAGTTCAAAGGATCAGAAAAAACTGCTTGCATAGACGACTTATTGTCTCGCAGTAGTGGGCTGAACTAGACAAAAGGCACAGATACCCTTCTAGCACGTTCCGTAATGATTTCGGACAATGAGTTGTTTGCGCTGAACAAGCAGGCTGCGACTGCAGGGCTTAAGGCCAAACCAAGAATCAGTTACAACACTGTGGCGGGTGTTAATGGGCCTCTTGTTATTTTGGAGCGTGTAAAGTACCCGCAGTACAATGAAATCGTCAACCTAACCCTACCAGATGGGTCTATTCGGCAGGGACAAGTGTTGGAGGTGAGAGGGGACCGTGCAATCGTGCAGGTGTTCGAGGGCACGTCGGGTATCGACGTGAAGAAAACGACAGTGGAGTTCACAGGCCAGAGCTTGAAGATTCCGGTGTCTGATGACACGCTGGGGCGGATCTTCGATGGATCTGGTAGGCCGATCGACAACGGCCCCAAGGTGTTTGCTGAGGACTACGTTGATATCAATGGGTCGGCCATCAACCCGTATGCGCGTATCTACCCCGAAGAAATGATTTCGACGGGTATTTCGGCCATTGATACGATGAACTCCATTGCTAGAGGGCAGAAGATCCCTATCTTTTCTGCGTCTGGTCTGCCTCACAACGAAATCGCGGCCCAGATCTGTAGACAGGCCGGTCTGGTGCGTCCAACGAAGGATGTGCACGATGGTCACGAGGATAACTTCAGTATCGTTTTTGCTGCGATGGGTGTCAATTTAGAAACCGCCAGGTTCTTCAAGCAGGATTTTGAAGAAAACGGTTCCTTGGAGCGGACCTCACTGTTTTTAAACTTGGCTAACGACCCAACGATTGAAAGAATTATTACGCCCAGACTCGCCCTAACTACGGCAGAGTATTTGGCTTACCAGACAGAGAGACATGTGCTGACCATCTTGACCGACATGTCCTCCTATGCTGACGCGCTAAGAGAGGTTTCGGCTGCGAGAGAGGAGGTTCCTGGTAGACGTGGTTACCCAGGTTACATGTACACCGATTTATCCACTATCTACGAAAGAGCCGGAAGAGTTGAGGGTAGAAATGGGTCTATCACTCAAATTCCCATTCTAACCATGCCGAACGACGATATCACTCACCCAATTCCTGATTTGACAGGTTATATTACGGAAGGACAGATATTTGTCGATCGCCAGCTGTCAAACAAGGGTATATACCCACCTATTAACGTTTTGCCGTCTTTGTCACGGTTGATGAAGTCTGCTATCGGTGAGGGTATGACCAGGAAAGACCATGGCGATGTTTCGAACCAGCTTTATGCGAAGTACGCCATCGGGAGAGATGCTGCTGCTATGAAGGCCGTTGTGGGTGAGGAAGCATTATCCATGGAAGATAGACTA encodes the following:
- the ASA1 gene encoding Asa1p (Syntenic homolog of Saccharomyces cerevisiae YPR085C (ASA1)) encodes the protein MRFTLRAHVSTVTDLKPVSHRQTPHLLSADSKGCLYLWNLISRRPIASIDLKTHIIAIEVVGQGLYAALARDNKLRFISLQEESRLTRINDKVSRELQSLEIVYEIPVNCLNFANFALQDLGLRNYRLWCCNTMDAESIDVYEFQLGDRQSFKRTFNAINLFDSVAGLAEAKQKFRFDKMGIVMRFIVAGDTVFCGYESGVVVGLRIRDKSLQICYASFAHYPEPVLSLAHDRTERRVFSSSTTDQVCVHNIPTPDLPVVTSVSGIQVVANAGTREEVINAPLKKIGHLAVLNDILLLTSWHGYVLGLQDQKELFRYRKERNLLCVDDSTDGQAETKKEKPWINPGPIAGIAHSTDSQLVLEKLPIGGHRRLKNFLEHKWYITGYNDGTITVSQI
- a CDS encoding uncharacterized protein (Syntenic homolog of Saccharomyces cerevisiae YPR084W), which translates into the protein MSVASEKPIRLAVLGGSCTGKTSFISRLTVDIVREAHYPTRKQNNWLFTFNPTDPLARAILDEKAHERYYYSDEHAVPEPVFRTPSITDHVLLSPPVYQSFIQNYQMVKHALAVGQRLADQRTLLKSDNQYYQYKNEDVGHGPDSCSRRTARLQERTRRRGAVDRCLPSNYTPPRYSSISIDIIDTPAYDPDMVIPFLEVSLFSNLDKSILRGLADHPRKPVSTQSLLVASGASELNGKVDGYIFVYSALPELNYAEPPSYDSLNRVSGGVGQAPAQGQAVEYKRTSAQDGGFSLLSSIRACFLDAWTEFRNYQRRAAQIKEGDIYSLMYSLKQAWKPDPQATGKDKGTRELSASLDQIDLNPDSPNSPPPMLIICTHILDPLHSPLLVEHGKRLAVEWKCAFVALDSMSDFNVDVAMACIIRDIVEKEKLLNKHITKKKGVLHKIIKG
- the ATG14 gene encoding Atg14p (Syntenic homolog of Saccharomyces cerevisiae YBR128C (ATG14)); this encodes MQCTICHRPSTVWYCAHCVNTSPKLILRYKLELTQICEEVTEMRDIVTSTLENAISEKEGLLGKHMERLQHLRLKRYNARLSHRARELEQHLDSKLSRRDGLRRALKQLSPDVAVVPAEDPDEYRELRHKLTLLQNVVSMKSTQKFEELCQWFVFTCSTTEDDHFPYSIRFIPVCNIRNWRLLSTAQESLQHMCEFVIYASRALLVDIPFGSHSEKLTTDHIAAVSHFTVNLLTILIKRKRLQERPDVPDLLGRYDIDGLLYLLCSGGDVESITGTCPPTYKVVHEFVRTALEDGDQSEERGHWMVLE
- the VMA2 gene encoding H(+)-transporting V1 sector ATPase subunit B (Syntenic homolog of Saccharomyces cerevisiae YBR127C (VMA2)), producing the protein MISDNELFALNKQAATAGLKAKPRISYNTVAGVNGPLVILERVKYPQYNEIVNLTLPDGSIRQGQVLEVRGDRAIVQVFEGTSGIDVKKTTVEFTGQSLKIPVSDDTLGRIFDGSGRPIDNGPKVFAEDYVDINGSAINPYARIYPEEMISTGISAIDTMNSIARGQKIPIFSASGLPHNEIAAQICRQAGLVRPTKDVHDGHEDNFSIVFAAMGVNLETARFFKQDFEENGSLERTSLFLNLANDPTIERIITPRLALTTAEYLAYQTERHVLTILTDMSSYADALREVSAAREEVPGRRGYPGYMYTDLSTIYERAGRVEGRNGSITQIPILTMPNDDITHPIPDLTGYITEGQIFVDRQLSNKGIYPPINVLPSLSRLMKSAIGEGMTRKDHGDVSNQLYAKYAIGRDAAAMKAVVGEEALSMEDRLSLEFLENFEKTFISQGAYENRTIFESLDHAWSLLRIYPKEMLNRISPKILDEFYNRARDSDADDADDDEEDDDSDESHQEAERSLI